A genomic region of Zalophus californianus isolate mZalCal1 chromosome 1, mZalCal1.pri.v2, whole genome shotgun sequence contains the following coding sequences:
- the ZMAT3 gene encoding zinc finger matrin-type protein 3 isoform X3 produces MILLQHAGLPLPKRPSSSPPMSVAARSTGTLQLPPQKPFGQEASLPLAGEEELPKGGEQDSALEELCKPLYCKLCNVTLNSAQQAQAHYQMGSFKPGGRVILATENDYCKLCDASFSSPAVAQAHYQGKNHAKRLRLAEAQSNSFSESSEAGQRRTRKEGNEYKMMPNRRNMYTVQNNSAGPYFNPRSRQRIPRDLAMCVTPSGQFYCSMCNVGAGEEMEFRQHLESKQHKSKVSEQRYRNEMENLGYV; encoded by the exons ATGATCCTCTTGCAACACGCCGGGCTTCCTCTGCCTAAGCGGCCCTCATCCTCTCCTCCTATGTCAGTGGCCGCCCGGTCTACAGGAACCTTGCAGCTTCCGCCACAAAAGCCTTTCGGGCAGGAGGCTTCCTTGCCTCTGGCAGGGGAAGAAGAGTTACCGAAGGGAGGGGAGCAAgactctgccctggaggagctatGTAAGCCCCTGTACTGTAAACTCTGCAATGTCACCTTGAACTCCGCACAGCAGGCCCAGGCTCATTATCag ATGGGCTCCTTTAAGCCGGGAGGCAGAGTGATCCTGGCCACAGAGAACGATTACTGTAAGCTCTGTGATGCCTCCTTTAGTTCTCCGGCTGTGGCTCAGGCTCACTATCAAGGGAAGAATCACGCCAAGAGGCTGCGGCTGGCGGAAGCTCAGAGTAACTCATTCTC GGAATCCTCAGAGGCTGGTCAGCGGCGGACCCGGAAAGAAGGGAATGAGTATAAGATGATGCCTAATAGGAGGAATATGTATACAGTACAGAATAATTCAG CAGGTCCTTACTTCAATCCCCGCTCTCGGCAGAGAATCCCGCGTGATCTGGCCATGTGTGTTACCCCCAGCGGCCAGTTTTACTGCTCCATGTGTAATGTTGGGGCTGGTGAAGAGATGGAGTTCCGGCAGCATTTAGAGAGCAAGCAACATAAAAGCAAGGTGTCTGAACAGCGGTACAGAAACGAGATGGAGAATCTAGGATATGTATAG
- the ZMAT3 gene encoding zinc finger matrin-type protein 3 isoform X1 — MILLQHAGLPLPKRPSSSPPMSVAARSTGTLQLPPQKPFGQEASLPLAGEEELPKGGEQDSALEELCKPLYCKLCNVTLNSAQQAQAHYQGKNHGKKLRNYYAANSCPPPARMSSVVEPAPTPAVPVPPQMGSFKPGGRVILATENDYCKLCDASFSSPAVAQAHYQGKNHAKRLRLAEAQSNSFSESSEAGQRRTRKEGNEYKMMPNRRNMYTVQNNSAGPYFNPRSRQRIPRDLAMCVTPSGQFYCSMCNVGAGEEMEFRQHLESKQHKSKVSEQRYRNEMENLGYV, encoded by the exons ATGATCCTCTTGCAACACGCCGGGCTTCCTCTGCCTAAGCGGCCCTCATCCTCTCCTCCTATGTCAGTGGCCGCCCGGTCTACAGGAACCTTGCAGCTTCCGCCACAAAAGCCTTTCGGGCAGGAGGCTTCCTTGCCTCTGGCAGGGGAAGAAGAGTTACCGAAGGGAGGGGAGCAAgactctgccctggaggagctatGTAAGCCCCTGTACTGTAAACTCTGCAATGTCACCTTGAACTCCGCACAGCAGGCCCAGGCTCATTATCag GGTAAAAATCATGGTAAGAAACTCCGAAATTACTATGCAGCTAACAGCTGTCCTCCTCCTGCCAGAATGAGCAGTGTGGTAGAACCTGCGCCTACTCCAGCTGTTCCCGTCCCCCCGCAG ATGGGCTCCTTTAAGCCGGGAGGCAGAGTGATCCTGGCCACAGAGAACGATTACTGTAAGCTCTGTGATGCCTCCTTTAGTTCTCCGGCTGTGGCTCAGGCTCACTATCAAGGGAAGAATCACGCCAAGAGGCTGCGGCTGGCGGAAGCTCAGAGTAACTCATTCTC GGAATCCTCAGAGGCTGGTCAGCGGCGGACCCGGAAAGAAGGGAATGAGTATAAGATGATGCCTAATAGGAGGAATATGTATACAGTACAGAATAATTCAG CAGGTCCTTACTTCAATCCCCGCTCTCGGCAGAGAATCCCGCGTGATCTGGCCATGTGTGTTACCCCCAGCGGCCAGTTTTACTGCTCCATGTGTAATGTTGGGGCTGGTGAAGAGATGGAGTTCCGGCAGCATTTAGAGAGCAAGCAACATAAAAGCAAGGTGTCTGAACAGCGGTACAGAAACGAGATGGAGAATCTAGGATATGTATAG
- the ZMAT3 gene encoding zinc finger matrin-type protein 3 isoform X2 produces MILLQHAGLPLPKRPSSSPPMSVAARSTGTLQLPPQKPFGQEASLPLAGEEELPKGGEQDSALEELCKPLYCKLCNVTLNSAQQAQAHYQGKNHGKKLRNYYAANSCPPPARMSSVVEPAPTPAVPVPPQMGSFKPGGRVILATENDYCKLCDASFSSPAVAQAHYQGKNHAKRLRLAEAQSNSFSESSEAGQRRTRKEGNEYKMMPNRRNMYTVQNNSGPYFNPRSRQRIPRDLAMCVTPSGQFYCSMCNVGAGEEMEFRQHLESKQHKSKVSEQRYRNEMENLGYV; encoded by the exons ATGATCCTCTTGCAACACGCCGGGCTTCCTCTGCCTAAGCGGCCCTCATCCTCTCCTCCTATGTCAGTGGCCGCCCGGTCTACAGGAACCTTGCAGCTTCCGCCACAAAAGCCTTTCGGGCAGGAGGCTTCCTTGCCTCTGGCAGGGGAAGAAGAGTTACCGAAGGGAGGGGAGCAAgactctgccctggaggagctatGTAAGCCCCTGTACTGTAAACTCTGCAATGTCACCTTGAACTCCGCACAGCAGGCCCAGGCTCATTATCag GGTAAAAATCATGGTAAGAAACTCCGAAATTACTATGCAGCTAACAGCTGTCCTCCTCCTGCCAGAATGAGCAGTGTGGTAGAACCTGCGCCTACTCCAGCTGTTCCCGTCCCCCCGCAG ATGGGCTCCTTTAAGCCGGGAGGCAGAGTGATCCTGGCCACAGAGAACGATTACTGTAAGCTCTGTGATGCCTCCTTTAGTTCTCCGGCTGTGGCTCAGGCTCACTATCAAGGGAAGAATCACGCCAAGAGGCTGCGGCTGGCGGAAGCTCAGAGTAACTCATTCTC GGAATCCTCAGAGGCTGGTCAGCGGCGGACCCGGAAAGAAGGGAATGAGTATAAGATGATGCCTAATAGGAGGAATATGTATACAGTACAGAATAATTCAG GTCCTTACTTCAATCCCCGCTCTCGGCAGAGAATCCCGCGTGATCTGGCCATGTGTGTTACCCCCAGCGGCCAGTTTTACTGCTCCATGTGTAATGTTGGGGCTGGTGAAGAGATGGAGTTCCGGCAGCATTTAGAGAGCAAGCAACATAAAAGCAAGGTGTCTGAACAGCGGTACAGAAACGAGATGGAGAATCTAGGATATGTATAG